In the Natronobacterium texcoconense genome, one interval contains:
- a CDS encoding NADH-quinone oxidoreductase subunit B produces MSSDEPRQTIHGSTAPSTDTRDSRIGEGVDDRFNSKLREAFGASPFILTKFDQFMNWVRGNSMFMLQFGIACCSIEMIHTYAIKHDVDRYGAGVPRASPRQADVMIVPGTIVSKFGPRMKRVYDQMPEPKFVVGMGSCTISGGPFQEGYNVVKGAEEIIPIDIHVPGCPPRPEALIYGILKLQERIQNGESSPVVVKPYELERFGDLEQDELVQKLADEIDEDDLVMRYNWADSP; encoded by the coding sequence ATGAGTAGCGACGAACCACGACAGACGATACACGGCAGCACAGCGCCGTCGACGGACACCCGCGACTCCCGGATCGGCGAAGGCGTCGACGATCGCTTCAACTCGAAGCTTCGAGAAGCGTTCGGCGCGTCACCGTTTATCCTCACCAAGTTCGACCAGTTCATGAACTGGGTGCGCGGGAATTCGATGTTCATGCTGCAGTTCGGGATCGCCTGCTGCAGCATCGAGATGATCCACACGTACGCGATCAAACACGACGTCGACCGCTACGGGGCCGGCGTGCCACGTGCTTCCCCGCGACAGGCCGACGTCATGATCGTCCCCGGAACGATCGTCTCGAAGTTCGGGCCGCGCATGAAGCGCGTCTACGACCAGATGCCCGAACCCAAGTTCGTCGTCGGGATGGGATCGTGTACGATCTCCGGCGGCCCGTTCCAGGAAGGGTACAACGTCGTCAAGGGCGCCGAGGAGATCATCCCGATCGACATCCACGTCCCGGGCTGTCCGCCACGACCCGAGGCGCTCATCTACGGCATTCTCAAACTGCAAGAGCGAATCCAGAACGGCGAATCCTCGCCCGTCGTCGTCAAGCCCTACGAACTCGAGCGTTTCGGCGACCTGGAACAGGACGAACTGGTGCAGAAACTGGCAGACGAAATCGACGAGGACGATCTCGTCATGCGGTACAACTGGGCTGATTCGCCATGA
- a CDS encoding NuoI/complex I 23 kDa subunit family protein — MIGLLKSMATTMKHALDGSTFTVEYPKTAPDVSPRFRGVHKFSQERCIWCRQCENVCPNDTIQIVMDDKRNGEQYNLNIGQCVYCRLCEEVCPVDAILLTQNFEFTGDTKHDLVYNKEQLKSVPWYKDIDPLESREPDRGAWIGEGDGEVDYQ; from the coding sequence ATGATCGGACTACTCAAATCGATGGCAACCACGATGAAACACGCACTGGACGGCTCTACCTTCACGGTAGAGTACCCGAAAACCGCTCCGGACGTCTCGCCGCGGTTCCGTGGCGTCCACAAGTTCAGCCAGGAGCGCTGTATCTGGTGTCGCCAGTGTGAGAACGTCTGTCCGAACGACACCATCCAGATCGTGATGGACGACAAGCGAAACGGCGAACAGTACAACCTCAACATCGGACAGTGCGTCTACTGTCGGCTCTGTGAGGAGGTCTGTCCCGTCGACGCCATCCTGCTGACCCAGAACTTCGAGTTCACGGGCGACACCAAACACGATCTGGTCTACAACAAAGAACAGCTGAAGTCGGTACCGTGGTACAAAGACATCGATCCCCTCGAGTCACGCGAACCCGATCGGGGTGCGTGGATCGGTGAGGGAGACGGAGAGGTCGACTACCAGTAA
- a CDS encoding NADH-quinone oxidoreductase subunit A: MNDWIAIGALAFVGLLIPLGMMAVSYLLRPSVPETNKRATYESGEVPTGGTRVRFNIQYYMVALLFLVFDIETVLLFPWAVVYLDAVESDAVSLFEILGPMVAFVAILLVGLAWAWRNGAVQWAKTPQQVDAERERL, from the coding sequence ATGAACGACTGGATAGCGATCGGGGCACTTGCGTTCGTAGGACTGCTGATACCGCTGGGTATGATGGCGGTGTCGTACCTCCTGCGTCCGAGTGTACCCGAAACGAACAAACGTGCCACCTACGAGAGTGGCGAGGTTCCGACCGGCGGAACGCGCGTCCGGTTTAACATCCAGTACTACATGGTTGCGCTTCTGTTCCTCGTCTTCGATATCGAGACCGTCCTGCTGTTCCCGTGGGCGGTGGTGTACCTGGATGCGGTCGAATCGGATGCCGTTTCGCTGTTCGAAATTCTCGGCCCGATGGTCGCGTTCGTTGCCATCCTGCTCGTCGGACTCGCGTGGGCCTGGCGCAACGGCGCAGTACAGTGGGCGAAAACACCACAACAGGTGGACGCGGAGCGTGAACGACTATGA
- a CDS encoding pyridoxal phosphate-dependent aminotransferase has product MSMEFTDRLTRVEPSATLAISALATELENEGKDVVDLSVGEPDFPTPENVVEAGKEAMDAGHTGYTTSAGILELREAIVDKLADDGLEHTTDEVIVTPGAKQALYEVVHALVQEGDEVVLLDPAWVSYEAMVKMAGGDLTRVDLSEYDFQLEPGLDDLADAVSDETDLLIVNSPSNPTGAVYSDEALEGVRDLAVEHDVTVIADEIYKEITYGVEPTSLGTLEGMADRTITVNGFSKAYSMTGWRLGYFAGPEDLIDQAGKLHSHSVSSAVNFVQRAGVEALENTDDAVDEMVDAFEERRDLVVELLEEHDVDVAVPDGAFYMMLPVDDDDQAWCEGALEDAHVATVPGSAFGTPGYARISYAASEERLEEGIERLAEEGYL; this is encoded by the coding sequence ATGTCCATGGAATTCACCGACCGCCTGACTCGAGTCGAACCGTCCGCGACGCTTGCCATCTCCGCGCTCGCGACCGAACTGGAGAACGAAGGGAAAGACGTCGTCGACCTCTCGGTCGGCGAACCCGACTTCCCCACGCCCGAGAACGTCGTCGAAGCGGGCAAAGAAGCGATGGACGCCGGCCACACCGGATACACCACGTCGGCGGGCATCCTCGAACTCCGTGAGGCAATCGTCGACAAACTCGCCGACGACGGCCTCGAGCACACCACCGACGAGGTCATCGTCACGCCCGGCGCGAAGCAGGCGCTGTACGAGGTCGTCCACGCCCTAGTTCAGGAAGGCGACGAGGTCGTCCTCCTCGACCCCGCCTGGGTCTCCTACGAAGCGATGGTCAAGATGGCCGGCGGCGACCTCACCCGCGTCGACCTCTCGGAGTACGACTTCCAGCTCGAGCCCGGTCTCGACGACCTCGCCGATGCCGTCTCCGACGAGACCGACCTGCTGATCGTCAACTCGCCGTCGAACCCCACCGGCGCGGTCTACTCCGACGAGGCACTCGAGGGCGTCCGCGACCTGGCCGTCGAACACGACGTCACCGTCATCGCCGACGAGATCTACAAGGAGATCACCTACGGCGTCGAGCCGACCAGTCTCGGCACGCTCGAGGGGATGGCCGACCGCACGATCACGGTCAACGGCTTCTCGAAAGCCTACTCGATGACCGGCTGGCGGCTGGGCTACTTCGCCGGCCCCGAGGACCTGATCGACCAGGCCGGCAAACTCCACAGCCACTCCGTCTCTTCCGCAGTGAACTTCGTCCAGCGCGCCGGCGTCGAAGCACTCGAGAACACCGACGACGCCGTCGACGAGATGGTCGACGCCTTCGAAGAGCGTCGTGACCTGGTCGTGGAACTGCTCGAGGAACACGACGTCGACGTCGCCGTGCCGGACGGCGCGTTCTACATGATGCTTCCCGTCGACGACGACGATCAGGCCTGGTGCGAAGGCGCACTCGAGGACGCCCACGTCGCGACCGTCCCCGGAAGCGCGTTCGGTACGCCCGGCTACGCACGGATTTCGTATGCGGCGAGCGAGGAGCGACTCGAGGAAGGAATCGAGCGACTGGCCGAGGAAGGGTATCTGTAG
- the nuoL gene encoding NADH-quinone oxidoreductase subunit L: MEGVFSYAPAIAAFPLVAFVVALAFGKYMPKKGALAGIFATAGSLLLSVVMLVAVASGEVYHETLYEWAVGDALTEVGTDGIEFTFGILIDPLSALMLVIVSLIAFLVHVFSLGYMNAEGETGLPRYYAGLGLFTFSMLAFVYADNLLMAFMFFELVGLCSFLLIGFWFRTRSAPSAAKKAFLVTRFGDYFFLIGVVAIAATFGTLQFAGDESFVVAAETAIADGEQLFGFGAETWVTITGLLVLGGVVGKSAQFPLHTWLPDAMEGPTTVSALIHAATMVAAGVYLVARMFGYYAQSPTALAIIAFVGGFTALFAATMGVVKDDIKQVLAYSTISQYGYMMLGLGVGGYVAGVFHLMNHAFFKALLFLGAGSVIVLMHHEQDMWKMGGLKDKAPVTYYTFLAGALALAGIIPFSGFWSKDEILYDAMIVGLEEPVIMAAYAMGLLAVFFTGFYTFRMVFLTFHGEPRSETAENPHPVGWSIKAPLIVLGVLALVAGIANLAPVAKLTGLDITFLEFWLDGEYGAIEGLTYSAYGELLAYETGVVGSEQLTVAIAAGVSLLLAFSGAGVAWKLYNVPEPTAHKEKLGSVGKVVEDNYYQDEYQVWLAEGLTLPLARAADRFDQTAIDGLVDGVSTASLFGGDRMKRIQTGLVTNYAALLVAGFIALLVVLGLYGGWFL, translated from the coding sequence ATGGAAGGTGTATTCAGCTACGCTCCGGCGATCGCGGCGTTCCCGCTCGTGGCCTTCGTCGTCGCCCTGGCCTTCGGCAAGTACATGCCGAAGAAAGGGGCGCTGGCAGGTATCTTCGCGACGGCAGGTTCGCTCCTGCTGTCCGTGGTGATGCTCGTTGCGGTCGCGAGCGGTGAGGTGTATCACGAGACGCTCTACGAGTGGGCAGTCGGCGATGCCCTGACCGAGGTCGGTACTGACGGGATCGAGTTCACGTTCGGTATCCTGATCGATCCGCTCTCGGCGCTAATGCTCGTGATCGTCTCGCTGATCGCGTTCCTCGTCCACGTCTTCAGTCTCGGCTACATGAACGCCGAGGGCGAGACCGGTCTGCCGCGGTACTACGCTGGCCTCGGCCTCTTTACGTTCAGCATGCTCGCGTTCGTTTACGCGGACAACCTGCTGATGGCGTTCATGTTCTTCGAACTGGTGGGCCTGTGTTCGTTCCTGCTCATCGGCTTCTGGTTCCGCACGCGTAGTGCGCCGTCGGCCGCGAAGAAGGCGTTCCTGGTCACTCGCTTCGGTGACTACTTCTTCCTGATCGGCGTCGTCGCCATCGCCGCGACGTTCGGCACGCTACAGTTCGCGGGCGACGAATCGTTCGTCGTCGCCGCCGAGACCGCTATCGCGGACGGTGAACAGCTGTTCGGCTTCGGTGCCGAGACCTGGGTGACGATTACCGGACTGCTCGTACTCGGTGGCGTCGTCGGCAAGTCCGCGCAGTTCCCACTGCACACGTGGCTGCCCGACGCGATGGAGGGTCCGACCACCGTCTCCGCACTCATTCACGCGGCGACGATGGTCGCAGCCGGCGTCTATCTGGTCGCCCGAATGTTCGGCTACTACGCACAGTCGCCGACCGCACTCGCGATCATCGCCTTCGTCGGCGGCTTCACTGCACTGTTTGCGGCGACGATGGGCGTCGTCAAAGACGACATCAAGCAGGTACTGGCGTACTCGACGATCAGCCAGTACGGATACATGATGCTCGGTCTGGGCGTCGGCGGCTACGTCGCCGGAGTCTTCCACCTCATGAACCACGCCTTCTTCAAGGCCTTGCTGTTCCTGGGTGCCGGCTCCGTCATCGTCCTCATGCACCACGAACAGGACATGTGGAAGATGGGCGGCCTGAAGGACAAGGCGCCCGTCACCTACTACACGTTCCTCGCCGGCGCGCTCGCCCTGGCGGGGATCATCCCGTTCTCGGGCTTCTGGTCCAAGGACGAAATTCTGTACGACGCCATGATCGTCGGCCTAGAGGAGCCCGTGATCATGGCAGCCTACGCGATGGGGCTGCTCGCGGTCTTCTTCACCGGCTTCTACACCTTCCGGATGGTCTTCCTGACCTTCCACGGTGAACCCCGGTCCGAGACCGCCGAGAACCCCCATCCGGTCGGCTGGTCGATCAAGGCACCACTGATCGTGCTGGGCGTGCTCGCACTCGTCGCGGGTATCGCCAACCTCGCACCGGTCGCCAAACTCACCGGACTCGACATCACGTTTCTCGAGTTCTGGCTCGACGGCGAGTACGGTGCCATCGAGGGGCTGACCTACAGCGCCTACGGTGAACTGCTGGCCTACGAGACCGGCGTCGTCGGCTCCGAACAGCTGACCGTCGCTATCGCGGCCGGCGTCTCCCTGTTGCTTGCCTTCTCCGGTGCGGGCGTCGCCTGGAAACTGTACAACGTCCCCGAGCCGACCGCACACAAGGAGAAACTCGGCTCGGTCGGCAAGGTCGTCGAAGATAACTACTACCAGGACGAGTATCAGGTCTGGCTCGCGGAAGGACTAACCCTGCCGCTCGCTCGAGCGGCCGATCGGTTCGACCAGACCGCAATCGACGGGCTCGTCGACGGCGTTTCGACGGCGAGTCTCTTCGGCGGTGACCGGATGAAACGTATCCAGACCGGTCTGGTGACGAACTACGCGGCCCTGCTCGTGGCCGGATTCATCGCCTTGCTGGTCGTTCTCGGACTCTACGGAGGGTGGTTCCTATGA
- the ribH gene encoding 6,7-dimethyl-8-ribityllumazine synthase, with amino-acid sequence MTTLGLVVAEFNRPITEQMEEVALEAADDAGAEVYGTVHVPGVYDAPLAADRLARLEAVDAVAVIGTVITGDTDHDQVITDATAQQLADVSLERDTPVTLGVTGPGMSAAESRERIENAAKAVDGALDLVEELPDPQ; translated from the coding sequence ATGACCACGCTCGGACTGGTGGTCGCCGAGTTCAACAGACCGATCACCGAGCAGATGGAAGAAGTCGCCCTCGAAGCCGCCGACGACGCCGGCGCCGAGGTGTACGGGACGGTTCACGTCCCGGGCGTCTACGACGCGCCGCTGGCGGCCGATCGACTCGCCCGCCTCGAGGCAGTCGACGCTGTCGCCGTCATCGGAACCGTCATCACCGGCGACACGGATCACGATCAGGTGATCACCGACGCCACCGCACAGCAGCTTGCCGACGTCAGTCTCGAGCGTGACACCCCCGTGACCCTCGGCGTGACGGGTCCCGGTATGTCCGCCGCCGAGTCACGCGAGCGCATCGAGAACGCGGCGAAAGCCGTCGACGGTGCGCTCGACCTCGTCGAGGAATTACCCGATCCACAGTAA
- a CDS encoding NADH-quinone oxidoreductase subunit D has product MSTGIERQEDVEGDLLEELIGDRALARDEHKNAPGFVVNPDEVQSVLSDLKEKAGYDHLSCVTAQEYEDRYESIYHLKKFADATDEVSVVVPTTRDDPVSESAEPVFRTADWHEREAYDLMGIEYADHPDMRRILLPETWQGHPLSSDYDQEKPQLVTLSEHANPLQEDHHDAESDTMFLNVGPHHPATHGVLHVKTVLDGETVVDVEPDIGYLHRCEEQMCQQGTYRHQIMPYPDRWDYVSAGLLNEWAYARAIEDLADIEVPEYAQVIRTMGAELCRIASHMLALGTFALDVYGEFTAIFMYTFRDREIVQDILEDLTGQRMMFNYFRVGGVAWDLPEPREEFIEQTRDFLDELPAKVDEYNDMVTSNEIFQTRCIDTGVLEPEVAKDYGCTGPVARGSGVDYDLRRDDPYGYYENLEWDVITRDGCDNYARVLTRMQEVEESAKIIEQCLDLLEDWPEDEREVQANVPRTLKPDADTETYRAVEAAKGELGIYLRSDGTDKPGRFKIRSPCFSNLQALEEMSEGEYIPDLIASLGSLDIVLGEVDR; this is encoded by the coding sequence ATGAGCACGGGCATCGAGCGACAGGAAGACGTCGAGGGGGACCTGCTCGAGGAACTGATCGGCGACCGCGCCCTCGCGCGTGACGAACACAAGAACGCACCTGGGTTCGTCGTCAACCCCGACGAGGTCCAGAGCGTCCTCTCGGATCTCAAGGAGAAGGCCGGCTACGATCACCTCTCCTGTGTCACCGCACAGGAGTACGAGGACCGGTACGAGTCGATCTACCACCTCAAGAAGTTCGCCGATGCCACCGACGAGGTCAGCGTCGTCGTACCGACGACACGCGACGATCCGGTCAGCGAGAGCGCGGAACCGGTGTTCCGCACCGCAGACTGGCACGAGCGAGAGGCCTACGACCTCATGGGGATCGAGTACGCCGACCACCCGGACATGCGGCGGATTCTGCTGCCCGAGACGTGGCAGGGACACCCGCTCTCGAGCGACTACGACCAGGAGAAGCCACAGCTAGTCACGCTCTCAGAGCACGCGAATCCGCTGCAGGAGGACCACCACGACGCCGAGTCGGACACGATGTTCCTGAACGTCGGGCCTCACCACCCGGCGACTCACGGTGTGCTCCACGTCAAGACGGTACTCGACGGGGAGACGGTCGTCGACGTCGAGCCCGACATCGGCTACCTCCACCGCTGCGAGGAGCAGATGTGCCAGCAGGGGACCTACCGCCACCAGATCATGCCCTACCCCGACCGGTGGGACTACGTCTCGGCGGGCCTGCTCAACGAGTGGGCCTACGCCCGGGCGATCGAGGATCTGGCGGACATCGAGGTTCCCGAGTACGCCCAGGTCATCCGAACGATGGGTGCGGAACTGTGCCGGATCGCCTCGCACATGCTCGCGCTCGGAACCTTCGCGCTGGACGTCTACGGCGAGTTCACCGCCATCTTCATGTACACGTTCCGCGACCGCGAGATCGTCCAGGACATTCTGGAGGATCTCACGGGGCAGCGGATGATGTTCAACTACTTCCGCGTCGGCGGGGTCGCCTGGGACCTGCCCGAACCCCGCGAGGAGTTCATCGAACAGACGCGGGACTTCCTCGACGAACTGCCGGCGAAAGTCGACGAGTACAACGACATGGTCACCTCGAACGAGATCTTCCAGACCCGGTGTATCGACACCGGCGTGCTGGAACCCGAGGTGGCCAAAGACTACGGCTGTACCGGCCCCGTCGCCCGCGGCTCCGGCGTCGACTACGACCTCCGTCGGGACGATCCGTACGGCTACTACGAGAATCTCGAGTGGGACGTCATCACTCGCGACGGCTGTGACAACTACGCGCGCGTCCTCACGCGGATGCAGGAGGTCGAGGAGTCGGCCAAGATCATCGAACAGTGTCTCGACCTGCTCGAGGACTGGCCCGAGGACGAACGCGAGGTTCAGGCCAACGTCCCGCGAACGCTCAAGCCGGACGCCGACACCGAGACCTACCGTGCTGTCGAGGCCGCGAAGGGCGAACTCGGTATCTACCTCCGCTCCGATGGCACCGACAAGCCCGGCCGATTCAAGATCCGAAGTCCGTGCTTCTCGAACCTGCAGGCGCTCGAGGAGATGTCGGAAGGGGAGTACATCCCCGACCTGATCGCCTCGCTGGGTAGCCTGGATATCGTGCTCGGGGAGGTGGATCGATGA
- a CDS encoding AIR carboxylase family protein — translation MTAPAVDDLIDRLHEESTADRPTEETPDVGIVMGSDSDLETMMTGGKRRGAYDAFVDELGFTEQTDYENPPEERFTFETYVTSAHRTPDLMTAYAETAEDRGLEVIIAGAGGKSADLPNMTASIAYPLPVIGVPVQEKSVDSVIGMPTGAPLVAVDAGKSFNAALSAAQILARQHDEVRERLVSYHEGLRQGVGTVSRELHDEGTPAFRTRE, via the coding sequence ATGACCGCACCGGCAGTCGACGACCTGATCGACCGACTCCACGAGGAGTCTACAGCGGATCGACCGACGGAGGAGACCCCGGACGTCGGCATCGTCATGGGCAGCGACTCCGACCTCGAGACGATGATGACCGGCGGGAAGCGCCGCGGAGCCTACGACGCCTTCGTCGACGAACTCGGTTTCACCGAGCAGACCGATTACGAGAACCCGCCCGAGGAACGCTTTACCTTCGAGACCTACGTCACCTCGGCCCACCGGACGCCGGACCTGATGACGGCCTACGCCGAGACAGCCGAGGACCGCGGTCTCGAGGTTATCATCGCGGGCGCAGGCGGCAAGTCCGCGGACCTGCCGAACATGACGGCTTCGATCGCGTACCCGCTGCCAGTGATCGGCGTCCCGGTTCAGGAGAAGTCCGTCGACAGCGTGATCGGAATGCCGACGGGCGCGCCGCTGGTCGCCGTCGACGCCGGCAAGTCGTTCAACGCCGCGCTCTCGGCCGCCCAGATTCTCGCCCGCCAGCACGACGAGGTGCGGGAGCGACTCGTCTCCTATCACGAGGGACTCCGGCAGGGAGTCGGAACGGTTTCACGGGAGCTACACGACGAGGGGACTCCCGCCTTCCGGACGCGAGAGTAG
- a CDS encoding NADH-quinone oxidoreductase subunit J, translating to MMETLAFALFAFVTLASAAGVVLLKDPWHSALMLGVALLSVAVHYVMLEAEFVAMMQVLVYVGGVLILITFAVMLVQREEPEGTTTTDADSDEVVQP from the coding sequence ATGATGGAAACACTCGCGTTCGCGCTGTTCGCGTTCGTGACCCTCGCCAGTGCCGCAGGGGTCGTACTCCTGAAAGACCCCTGGCACTCGGCGCTGATGCTGGGCGTGGCGTTGCTCAGCGTCGCGGTCCACTACGTGATGCTGGAGGCGGAGTTCGTCGCCATGATGCAGGTCCTCGTCTACGTCGGCGGGGTCCTCATTCTCATCACGTTCGCCGTGATGCTCGTCCAGCGTGAAGAGCCAGAGGGCACGACTACGACGGATGCGGACTCCGACGAGGTGGTACAGCCATGA
- the nuoK gene encoding NADH-quinone oxidoreductase subunit NuoK, whose product MSVGVGIEYYVLLSMGLFCIGLFGILTRRNALMFLMSVELMLNAANINLIAFALYHGNLTGQVFALFTMALAAAEVAVGLGIILVLYRNFRDVDVTVPTTMRW is encoded by the coding sequence ATGAGCGTCGGCGTCGGTATCGAGTACTACGTGTTGCTCTCGATGGGGCTGTTCTGTATCGGCCTCTTCGGTATTCTGACGCGTCGCAACGCACTGATGTTCCTGATGTCCGTCGAGTTGATGCTGAACGCGGCCAACATCAACCTGATCGCGTTCGCACTGTATCACGGCAACCTCACCGGGCAGGTGTTCGCGCTGTTTACGATGGCGCTTGCCGCCGCCGAGGTCGCCGTCGGACTCGGGATCATCCTGGTGCTGTACCGTAACTTCCGTGACGTCGACGTCACGGTTCCGACGACGATGAGGTGGTAA
- a CDS encoding complex I subunit 1/NuoH family protein: protein MTGTTIPLQNDVVLLPERIGDLTGLAEFGVAGELLAAFIAAFIVGNLMLAMTGVAGPWAKRKITAAFTDRIAVNHLGPGGILIIVADSVRLLSKENIIPENADRPAYDLAPIVIAGSALLGFAVIPMGSGIHLADPEVGLVYVFAVAGIASIGLVMAGYSSGNKYSLLGGLRAVAQNVAYEIPLVVTGMSVVLFAGSLQMSEIVAVQNETTLFTIPGLEWAIPAWFALVNPFAFVLFLIANFAEVGRNPFDMPEAPAELVAGYQTEYSSVYFVLVYLGEFLHIFLGGAIIATIFLGGPAGPGPAELGIVWFIVKIWAVFFLTQWLRSAVPRVRIDHLIEIGWKGLLVLSFANLFLTAAIVGVIA from the coding sequence ATGACCGGAACGACGATCCCACTGCAAAACGACGTGGTCTTACTGCCCGAGCGAATCGGCGACCTGACCGGTCTGGCCGAGTTCGGGGTTGCCGGTGAGTTGCTCGCGGCGTTTATCGCCGCCTTTATCGTCGGCAACCTGATGCTCGCGATGACCGGCGTCGCCGGTCCCTGGGCGAAACGAAAGATCACGGCCGCCTTCACCGACCGGATCGCGGTCAACCACCTCGGGCCGGGCGGCATCCTGATCATCGTCGCAGACTCGGTCCGATTGCTCTCGAAGGAAAACATCATTCCCGAGAACGCCGATCGGCCGGCTTACGACCTCGCGCCGATCGTGATCGCAGGTTCGGCGCTGCTCGGCTTCGCCGTCATCCCGATGGGAAGCGGCATCCACCTCGCAGACCCCGAAGTCGGCCTGGTGTACGTCTTCGCTGTCGCCGGCATCGCGTCGATCGGTCTGGTGATGGCTGGCTACTCCTCGGGTAACAAGTACTCGCTTCTGGGTGGCCTGCGTGCAGTCGCACAGAACGTCGCCTACGAAATCCCACTGGTCGTAACCGGGATGTCGGTCGTGCTCTTTGCGGGGTCGCTCCAGATGAGCGAAATCGTTGCCGTCCAGAACGAGACGACCCTGTTCACGATCCCCGGACTCGAGTGGGCGATCCCGGCGTGGTTCGCGCTGGTGAACCCGTTCGCGTTCGTGCTGTTCCTGATCGCGAACTTCGCGGAAGTCGGTCGGAACCCCTTCGACATGCCCGAAGCGCCGGCGGAACTCGTCGCCGGCTATCAGACCGAGTACTCGTCGGTCTACTTCGTGCTGGTCTATCTCGGGGAGTTCCTCCACATCTTCCTCGGAGGTGCGATCATCGCGACGATCTTCCTCGGCGGGCCGGCCGGACCCGGCCCGGCTGAACTGGGCATCGTCTGGTTCATCGTCAAGATCTGGGCGGTGTTCTTCCTGACCCAGTGGCTCCGTTCGGCGGTGCCACGCGTCAGGATCGACCACCTGATCGAAATCGGCTGGAAAGGACTGCTCGTCCTTTCGTTCGCTAACCTCTTCCTGACTGCAGCAATCGTTGGGGTGATCGCATGA